Proteins from one Pyrococcus kukulkanii genomic window:
- the rgy gene encoding reverse gyrase — protein MKAIYRGMCPNCSGAITDDRLASKNPCDACLDEPEIHEDYFKLIAAVRNALKLRGTLKEWEEVYRLNKEVGDVEEFFKKATGFTFWSAQRTWVKRIIKGKSFSIIAPTGMGKSTFGAFISIYFATKGKKSYIVVPTTPLVIQTVKKIKGMIERAGVSVKLVYYHGNLKKKEKEEALEKIRSGDFDILVTSSQFLATRFDELLKDKHFDLIFVDDVDAFLKASKNIDRSLLMLGFNEEIIGKAWEIIKLKKQLAKLLSKENSNEEIEKLNKEIEKLEREIERYKRENEIGILIVASATGSAKGDRIKLYRELLGFEVGSGRSVLRNIVDTYIIPDKSMEEHVAELLKKLGKGGLIFVPIDKGIEYAEHLANYLRERGFKVELVSAKNKKGLELFEQEEVDYLVGVATYYGTIVRGLDLPHLIRFAIFTGVPKFRFSLDLEQPTIYRVLGLMSEILEFLPEERRSEGEKLYARLRRLIRNIPQFELMKIEEALAESLELEGFHNHVLEVFRQAVEFLRSVLKDEEVLRKIAENPFLSLKKEGEKWYIEIPDVRTYIQASGRTSRLFAGGITKGLSVILVDDQKVFNGLVRQMRWRFVEFEIKRFDEIDLEEILKEIDRDREKVKLVIEGKISEQVKDLVKSALMIVESPNKARTIANFFGQPSKRRIGDLVAYEVSIGDKMLTILASGGHMFDLVTTEGYHGVLMLEREGKKYFVPVYDTIKRCRDCGHQFVDWEQKGVCPKCGSRNVHDALENVKAMRDLAQEVDEILIGTDPDTEGEKIAWDIRNVLSPYAPNIKRIEFHEVTRPAILKAIKEARDINEDRVNAQLVRRIEDRWIGFELSQKLWQVFENRNLSAGRVQTPVLGWIVQRYKEFTESETDFLGITLENGISVTLEGVKGKIEEVTVKEVTIEEREINPLPPYTTDAMLQDASRFLGFSATKTMQLAQDLFELGLTSYHRTDSTHVSNTGIEIAKEYITQEIGEEYFAPRKWGEEGAHEAIRPTRPIDTGRLIQLIRDGIITLPRNLTRDHFKLYDMIFRRFIASQMKPAKVVYEKAVLETPFGDVEVEGYIEVLYDGWSKVKPLPLKQMPKLEKGQKIKVKDVRHWRAPKVSLYTQGDVIALMKERGIGRPSTYAKIVQTLLQRGYVIETKGKKKLVPTDKGIKVYHYLVSKYKDLVSEERTRQLEKIMDDIEEAKANYQEVLNELYEEIRRYVTSS, from the coding sequence ATGAAGGCGATTTATAGGGGAATGTGTCCAAACTGTAGCGGTGCCATAACCGACGATAGGCTTGCCAGCAAGAATCCGTGTGATGCGTGCCTTGATGAGCCTGAAATTCATGAAGATTACTTCAAGCTAATAGCGGCTGTGAGGAACGCTCTAAAACTTAGGGGAACGCTAAAAGAGTGGGAGGAGGTATACAGGTTAAATAAAGAGGTTGGAGATGTTGAGGAGTTCTTTAAAAAAGCCACAGGCTTTACGTTTTGGAGTGCTCAGAGAACCTGGGTTAAAAGAATAATCAAGGGGAAGAGCTTCTCCATAATCGCCCCCACAGGAATGGGGAAGAGCACATTTGGTGCCTTCATTTCGATATACTTCGCAACTAAGGGAAAGAAAAGCTACATTGTAGTTCCGACAACGCCTCTCGTAATCCAGACAGTTAAAAAGATAAAGGGAATGATTGAAAGGGCTGGCGTTTCTGTAAAACTTGTCTACTATCACGGCAATTTAAAGAAAAAGGAGAAAGAGGAAGCCCTAGAAAAAATAAGATCAGGAGATTTTGACATCCTTGTAACGTCAAGCCAGTTTTTGGCGACTAGGTTCGATGAACTTTTAAAGGACAAGCACTTTGACTTGATATTCGTTGATGACGTTGATGCATTCCTTAAGGCAAGTAAGAACATAGATAGGTCACTTTTAATGCTTGGCTTTAATGAGGAGATTATAGGGAAGGCCTGGGAGATAATAAAGCTGAAGAAGCAACTAGCAAAACTTCTTTCAAAGGAGAATTCTAACGAAGAAATAGAGAAGCTAAACAAAGAAATCGAGAAGCTTGAGAGGGAAATTGAGAGGTACAAAAGAGAAAATGAGATAGGAATTCTAATAGTGGCATCTGCTACGGGAAGCGCGAAAGGCGATAGAATTAAGCTTTATCGTGAACTTTTGGGCTTTGAAGTTGGAAGCGGGAGGAGCGTCCTTAGGAACATAGTTGACACATACATAATCCCAGATAAGAGCATGGAGGAGCATGTTGCAGAGTTGCTGAAAAAGCTGGGTAAAGGAGGCTTAATCTTTGTCCCAATTGACAAGGGAATAGAGTATGCGGAGCACCTAGCCAATTATCTGAGGGAGAGAGGCTTCAAGGTTGAGCTAGTCTCCGCTAAGAACAAGAAGGGATTGGAGCTCTTTGAGCAGGAGGAGGTAGATTATCTGGTTGGCGTCGCAACTTATTATGGAACCATAGTTAGGGGGTTAGACCTGCCTCACCTTATAAGATTCGCAATATTCACAGGGGTTCCAAAGTTCAGGTTTTCTCTTGATCTCGAGCAACCTACAATCTACAGGGTTCTTGGCCTAATGAGTGAAATCCTTGAGTTCCTACCTGAGGAAAGGAGGAGCGAGGGAGAAAAATTATACGCAAGGCTCAGGAGACTTATCAGGAACATTCCCCAGTTTGAGCTTATGAAGATAGAGGAAGCCCTAGCGGAGAGCCTAGAGCTTGAAGGGTTCCACAATCATGTCCTTGAGGTGTTCAGGCAGGCCGTTGAGTTCTTGAGATCTGTCCTCAAGGATGAGGAAGTTCTTAGGAAAATAGCCGAAAATCCCTTCCTAAGCTTAAAGAAAGAGGGTGAGAAGTGGTACATTGAAATTCCAGATGTAAGAACCTACATCCAGGCAAGTGGAAGAACGTCAAGACTCTTTGCTGGAGGAATCACAAAGGGGCTCAGCGTTATCCTTGTCGATGATCAGAAAGTCTTTAATGGCCTAGTGAGGCAAATGCGCTGGCGCTTTGTAGAGTTCGAGATAAAGAGGTTCGATGAGATCGACCTTGAGGAGATCCTCAAGGAGATTGATAGAGATAGGGAAAAGGTAAAATTAGTAATTGAGGGCAAGATAAGCGAGCAGGTAAAGGATCTCGTAAAATCCGCCTTAATGATTGTGGAGAGTCCAAATAAAGCGAGAACAATAGCGAACTTCTTCGGCCAGCCAAGCAAGAGGAGAATTGGAGATCTTGTCGCTTATGAGGTCAGCATTGGAGATAAGATGCTCACGATATTAGCCAGTGGGGGCCATATGTTCGATCTCGTCACCACGGAAGGTTATCATGGAGTTTTAATGCTTGAGAGGGAAGGAAAGAAGTATTTCGTTCCCGTCTATGACACAATCAAGAGGTGCAGGGATTGCGGTCACCAGTTTGTTGACTGGGAGCAGAAAGGGGTTTGCCCTAAGTGTGGAAGCAGAAACGTTCATGACGCCCTTGAAAACGTCAAGGCGATGAGAGATCTTGCCCAAGAAGTTGATGAGATATTAATCGGTACAGACCCAGATACAGAGGGAGAGAAGATAGCCTGGGATATAAGAAACGTTCTATCTCCATATGCCCCGAACATAAAGAGGATAGAGTTCCACGAGGTAACGAGGCCAGCAATTCTCAAGGCGATAAAGGAGGCAAGGGACATAAATGAGGACAGGGTAAATGCCCAGCTCGTCAGGAGAATAGAGGACAGATGGATAGGGTTTGAGCTGAGCCAAAAGCTGTGGCAAGTCTTCGAGAACAGGAACCTCTCCGCGGGTAGAGTTCAAACTCCTGTCCTGGGATGGATAGTCCAGAGGTACAAGGAGTTTACCGAGAGTGAAACGGACTTCCTGGGGATAACCCTTGAAAACGGCATAAGCGTGACCCTTGAGGGGGTTAAAGGCAAAATTGAGGAGGTCACGGTTAAGGAGGTAACGATAGAGGAAAGGGAAATCAATCCACTTCCACCGTACACCACCGATGCAATGCTTCAGGATGCTTCAAGGTTCCTGGGCTTTTCTGCAACGAAGACCATGCAGCTAGCCCAGGATCTTTTCGAGTTAGGTCTAACGAGCTATCACAGAACTGATTCAACTCACGTGAGCAATACCGGAATAGAGATAGCTAAGGAGTACATAACCCAGGAGATTGGGGAAGAGTACTTTGCTCCAAGGAAGTGGGGCGAAGAAGGGGCCCATGAAGCGATAAGACCAACAAGGCCTATAGATACTGGAAGGCTAATTCAGCTAATTAGAGACGGCATAATAACGCTCCCCAGGAACTTAACGAGAGACCATTTCAAACTTTACGATATGATATTTAGGAGATTCATAGCAAGCCAGATGAAGCCGGCTAAAGTTGTCTATGAAAAGGCAGTCCTCGAGACCCCGTTTGGAGACGTTGAGGTTGAGGGATATATTGAGGTACTATATGACGGGTGGTCTAAGGTAAAGCCGTTACCCCTAAAGCAGATGCCTAAGCTCGAGAAGGGCCAGAAGATCAAGGTGAAAGATGTAAGACACTGGAGAGCTCCAAAGGTATCACTGTACACCCAGGGTGATGTTATTGCACTAATGAAGGAGAGGGGAATCGGTAGGCCCTCAACCTACGCAAAGATTGTCCAGACTCTCTTACAGAGGGGCTATGTAATAGAAACAAAGGGTAAAAAGAAGCTGGTTCCCACAGATAAAGGAATAAAGGTCTACCATTATTTAGTAAGCAAATACAAAGACTTAGTAAGCGAGGAAAGGACAAGACAATTGGAGAAAATCATGGATGATATTGAAGAAGCTAAGGCCAATTATCAGGAAGTTCTTAATGAGCTTTATGAAGAAATTCGGAGATACGTCACATCTTCCTGA
- a CDS encoding HEPN domain-containing protein encodes MFEGSEYDRWIRQAERTLKSAERDLEHKDYEWASFKAQQAAELAMKAITRALGIMLPGHSITKLLKALEEHGIKVPEELYNMAMELDRNYITSRYPLAYSEGSPYEYYSEEIARKLINYAKELVEFGKRIAVQKVEGGE; translated from the coding sequence ATGTTCGAAGGTAGTGAGTATGACAGGTGGATAAGACAAGCGGAGAGAACATTAAAGTCTGCAGAGAGGGATTTAGAGCATAAAGATTATGAGTGGGCAAGCTTTAAGGCACAGCAAGCGGCGGAATTAGCAATGAAAGCAATAACAAGGGCTCTCGGAATTATGCTCCCAGGTCACTCCATAACGAAACTCCTTAAAGCCTTAGAGGAGCATGGAATTAAGGTACCTGAGGAACTCTATAATATGGCAATGGAGCTTGACAGGAACTACATAACATCAAGGTATCCCTTAGCATACTCTGAAGGTTCTCCCTACGAGTACTACTCGGAAGAGATAGCGAGGAAGCTGATAAATTATGCAAAGGAATTAGTGGAATTTGGAAAAAGAATAGCAGTTCAAAAGGTCGAAGGCGGAGAATGA
- a CDS encoding methyltransferase domain-containing protein, with translation MSLEELYRYLRWRMDPEDEGARKRFQRIVEVAKKLELPRNGRILDICAGTGIAGAFALATNASKLTVLDMRRDDLEKVDEWIRISGREVQVDKVVGDARSVHELVGEHDIAVLWGLTMPHFDAFDAIKLFASVALILSKDGYFVIEETDRVYGIMYMIGYKDFLVESEGEDYQLVSVHSGYDKRRGAFKRTYYKLPGFEKVTEEYHRLWDLASQLAIGLIFFKEYKLLDRFQHGVHGVSDVIVFRKPRKNVAEEIIHSPPSTF, from the coding sequence ATGTCACTTGAAGAACTATACAGGTATCTAAGGTGGAGAATGGATCCCGAAGATGAAGGGGCAAGGAAGCGATTCCAGAGGATAGTTGAGGTGGCAAAAAAGCTTGAACTTCCAAGAAATGGGAGAATACTAGATATCTGTGCTGGAACGGGAATAGCGGGCGCCTTTGCTTTAGCTACCAACGCCTCAAAACTTACAGTTCTTGATATGAGAAGAGATGATTTGGAGAAGGTCGACGAGTGGATTAGGATTTCAGGGAGAGAAGTACAAGTAGATAAAGTCGTTGGAGACGCTAGAAGTGTTCACGAGCTCGTTGGAGAACACGATATCGCAGTGCTTTGGGGATTGACGATGCCTCACTTCGATGCATTTGATGCAATAAAACTGTTTGCTTCAGTTGCCCTAATCCTCTCGAAGGATGGATACTTCGTGATCGAAGAGACCGATAGAGTTTATGGGATAATGTACATGATAGGTTATAAGGACTTCCTCGTTGAGAGCGAGGGGGAAGATTATCAGCTGGTGTCGGTGCATTCAGGCTACGATAAGAGGAGGGGAGCATTTAAGAGGACTTATTATAAGCTTCCAGGGTTCGAGAAGGTCACTGAAGAATACCACAGGCTCTGGGATCTAGCCTCTCAACTTGCCATCGGCTTAATATTCTTTAAGGAGTACAAGCTTCTTGATAGATTTCAGCATGGAGTGCATGGAGTTTCCGATGTCATAGTATTCAGAAAGCCAAGAAAAAATGTTGCAGAGGAAATTATTCATTCTCCGCCTTCGACCTTTTGA
- the topA gene encoding DNA topoisomerase I: MILIIAEKPNVARKIAGALAEGRPVKKSLFGVPYYELFRDGKKLIVAPAVGHLYGLAPKQDFFGYPIFDIEWVPVYIAEKGKEYAKDYIKLLSILAKRVKEFVVACDYDTEGEVIGYTALKYACDVDPRRAKRMKFSALTKRDLVKAWYNLEPTINFGMANAGIARHVLDWYWGVNLSRALTHAIKKASGKWIVLSTGRVQGPTLKFLVEREREIQNFVPKPYWVIKLILEKNGQKFTANYEKDKVWNENEAKRIVLEAKKGPVRVADIEVKRQKRNPPVPFDLGTLQREAYSAFGFSPKKTLDLAQSLYEKGFSSYPRTESQKLPKNLNFRYIIQSLAKMPQYRPYAHVLLGMPELKPVEGKKEDPAHPAIYPTGEVPRPGDLTKDEEKLYDMIVRRFLALFMEPAVRESVKVTIKAGPHKFILSGGRTVKEGWLAVYGKYVKFEEVTLPTFLVGERVKVLQIKREKKKTKPPARYSPAAVIKKMEDLGLGTKATRAQILETLYQRGYIEGKKSIKVTPLGMKVIETLEKYVPEIISVELTREFEKKMELIMQGKLTKEEVIEEAKQKLTKILEEFKKKELEIGTELAKIVVGEDKVEKPLVVGKCPKCGGDLIVKYNKKTGKRFIGCSNWPKCDVTYPILQKGEIIPTGRTCCNGAPIVIIKDGKERRVICLDMNCKGWEGI; the protein is encoded by the coding sequence ATGATACTAATCATTGCCGAAAAGCCCAATGTTGCAAGGAAGATAGCTGGAGCTTTAGCCGAGGGAAGACCTGTAAAGAAGAGCCTTTTTGGAGTCCCATACTACGAGCTCTTCAGGGATGGTAAAAAGTTAATCGTTGCCCCCGCTGTGGGCCACCTCTATGGGCTAGCTCCTAAGCAGGATTTCTTTGGCTACCCAATATTCGACATAGAGTGGGTTCCAGTTTATATAGCCGAAAAAGGAAAAGAATACGCTAAGGACTACATAAAGCTTCTCTCAATCCTTGCTAAAAGGGTTAAGGAGTTCGTAGTGGCATGTGACTATGATACCGAAGGCGAAGTTATAGGGTACACAGCTCTCAAGTACGCCTGCGATGTGGATCCCAGGAGAGCGAAGAGGATGAAGTTCTCCGCGCTAACTAAGAGGGACTTAGTGAAGGCATGGTACAATCTTGAGCCTACAATAAACTTTGGAATGGCAAATGCCGGAATCGCAAGGCATGTGCTTGACTGGTACTGGGGAGTAAACCTATCTAGAGCATTAACCCACGCAATAAAGAAGGCTAGCGGAAAATGGATAGTCCTAAGCACAGGTAGGGTTCAGGGGCCTACATTAAAGTTCCTTGTTGAAAGGGAAAGGGAAATTCAGAATTTCGTTCCAAAGCCTTACTGGGTTATAAAGCTTATCCTTGAAAAGAATGGGCAAAAATTCACCGCCAATTACGAGAAGGACAAAGTCTGGAATGAGAACGAGGCGAAGAGAATAGTTCTCGAGGCGAAGAAAGGGCCAGTAAGAGTAGCCGATATCGAGGTTAAAAGACAAAAAAGAAATCCGCCGGTTCCCTTTGACCTTGGAACCCTGCAGAGAGAAGCTTACTCCGCATTTGGTTTCAGCCCCAAGAAAACCCTAGATTTGGCTCAAAGCCTATACGAAAAGGGATTCTCTTCTTACCCCAGGACTGAAAGTCAAAAACTACCAAAGAACTTGAACTTTAGGTACATAATTCAAAGCCTAGCCAAGATGCCCCAGTACAGGCCCTACGCCCATGTTCTCTTAGGCATGCCCGAACTTAAGCCAGTGGAGGGCAAAAAGGAAGATCCAGCACATCCAGCAATCTATCCAACGGGTGAAGTTCCCAGACCCGGCGACCTAACAAAGGACGAGGAGAAGCTCTATGACATGATAGTTAGAAGGTTCCTCGCGCTATTTATGGAACCCGCCGTAAGGGAGAGCGTAAAGGTCACCATTAAAGCTGGCCCTCACAAGTTCATACTTTCTGGTGGCAGGACTGTCAAAGAGGGATGGCTTGCTGTTTACGGAAAGTACGTTAAGTTTGAAGAGGTAACTCTCCCAACGTTCCTAGTTGGAGAGAGAGTTAAGGTTCTACAAATAAAGAGGGAGAAAAAGAAGACCAAGCCCCCAGCAAGGTATTCGCCAGCTGCCGTAATAAAGAAGATGGAAGACCTTGGCTTAGGAACAAAGGCGACCAGAGCTCAAATCCTCGAAACACTATATCAGAGGGGCTATATAGAGGGGAAGAAGAGCATAAAAGTAACTCCCCTGGGAATGAAAGTTATTGAGACCCTAGAAAAGTACGTCCCTGAGATAATCAGCGTTGAGCTAACGAGAGAATTCGAGAAGAAGATGGAACTTATAATGCAGGGAAAGCTCACTAAAGAGGAAGTCATCGAAGAGGCAAAGCAAAAATTAACCAAGATACTTGAGGAGTTCAAAAAGAAAGAACTCGAAATTGGCACTGAGCTGGCTAAAATAGTCGTCGGAGAAGATAAGGTAGAAAAACCTCTCGTAGTTGGAAAGTGTCCAAAGTGCGGAGGAGATCTAATTGTTAAGTACAACAAGAAAACGGGAAAGAGATTCATTGGTTGCTCAAACTGGCCTAAGTGCGATGTTACCTATCCAATCCTTCAGAAAGGTGAGATAATCCCCACAGGAAGAACGTGTTGCAATGGTGCCCCCATAGTCATAATTAAGGATGGGAAGGAAAGGAGGGTGATCTGTCTCGATATGAACTGCAAGGGGTGGGAAGGTATTTAA